In Microbulbifer celer, a single window of DNA contains:
- a CDS encoding acetyl-CoA carboxylase carboxyltransferase subunit alpha: MNFSFLEFEQPIAELESKIKELQHVGDDNELNIAEEISRLREKSEKLTESLYSDLSPWQIVQVARHPQRPYAKDYIERMFTDWDELHGDRHFGDDKAIIAGIGRLDGRPVAVIGEEKGRSVNEKVKRNFGMPKPEGYRKAQRVMEMAERFKMPVLTLIDTPGAYPGIDSEERGISEAIAKNLAVMSHLRTPVICTVIGEGSSGGALAIGVGDQLNMLQYSTYFVISPEGCANIIWKTVEKAPLAAEAMGVTSSVLEELGIVDETIEEPLGGAHRDPDLMASRLQDRLSEQLDRLTAVPIDELLEKRYQRLMSYGNTVG; the protein is encoded by the coding sequence ATGAACTTCAGTTTTCTCGAGTTTGAACAGCCGATTGCGGAACTGGAAAGCAAGATCAAGGAACTGCAGCATGTGGGCGATGACAATGAGCTCAACATTGCTGAAGAGATCTCCCGCCTGCGGGAAAAGAGCGAGAAGCTCACCGAGTCTCTCTATTCCGATCTCTCTCCCTGGCAGATCGTACAGGTAGCGCGCCATCCACAGCGCCCTTACGCCAAGGATTATATCGAGCGTATGTTTACCGATTGGGACGAGCTGCACGGCGACCGTCACTTCGGTGATGACAAGGCGATCATCGCGGGTATCGGCCGCCTCGACGGCCGCCCGGTGGCGGTGATCGGTGAGGAGAAGGGGCGCAGCGTCAACGAAAAGGTGAAGCGCAATTTCGGTATGCCGAAGCCTGAAGGTTACCGCAAGGCGCAGCGTGTCATGGAGATGGCGGAGCGCTTCAAAATGCCGGTACTGACCCTGATCGACACGCCGGGAGCCTATCCCGGTATCGACAGTGAGGAGCGCGGCATCAGCGAGGCGATCGCGAAGAATCTGGCGGTGATGTCACACCTGCGGACTCCGGTGATCTGTACCGTGATCGGTGAGGGCTCTTCCGGTGGTGCGCTGGCGATTGGTGTCGGCGACCAGTTGAACATGCTGCAGTACTCCACTTATTTTGTGATCTCCCCGGAAGGTTGCGCCAATATTATCTGGAAGACCGTAGAGAAGGCGCCGCTGGCTGCAGAGGCAATGGGGGTGACATCCAGTGTGCTCGAGGAGTTGGGCATTGTGGACGAGACTATCGAGGAACCGCTGGGCGGAGCACACCGCGATCCGGACCTGATGGCTTCCCGTCTCCAGGACCGTCTTTCCGAACAGCTGGATCGCCTGACAGCGGTGCCGATTGATGAGCTGCTGGAGAAGCGTTATCAGCGGCTGATGAGTTACGGAAATACGGTCGGCTGA
- the thiC gene encoding phosphomethylpyrimidine synthase ThiC — protein sequence MSQVTEPKQTAAKSTKKSSRSEQRESAKEFLDNLTAQQFPNSRKVYIEGEDPSVKVGVREICLGQSLVGGDEQNPILEPNEPLRVYDTAGPYSDPDYTPNVHNGLPKLRQAWIEARGDTEVLDTRQAAYSQKRMADQGLDHIRFENLPYPRKAKRGKNVTQMHYARQGIITPEMEFIAIRENMGRAQLAEQLSDADYQKARDGIYIPEQITPEFVRREVAEGRAIIPANINHTELEPMIIGRNFLCKVNSNIGNSAVTSSIEEEVEKLVWSIKWGGDTVMDLSTGQNIHETREWILRNSPVPIGTVPIYQALEKVGGVAEDLNWEVFRDTLIEQAEQGVDYFTIHAGVLLRYVPMTAKRVTGIVSRGGSIMAKWCLSHHKESFLYTHFEEICEILKAYDVSFSLGDGLRPGCIADANDEAQFSELHTLGELTKIAWEHDVQTMIEGPGHVPMHKIKENMDEQLDHCHGAPFYTLGPLTTDIAPGYDHITSGIGAAMIGSMGCAMLCYVTPKEHLGLPNKEDVKEGLMAYKIAAHAADLAKGHPRAYKRDDALSKARFEFRWEDQFNLGLDPERARVYHDETLPKESGKVAHFCSMCGPKFCSMKITQDVRDYSKKLEAEKQAAEQGMEEMAIKFKDMGAELYHKG from the coding sequence ATGTCTCAGGTTACCGAGCCGAAACAAACCGCCGCTAAAAGCACTAAAAAAAGCAGCCGCAGCGAACAACGCGAAAGCGCCAAAGAATTCCTGGACAACCTCACCGCCCAGCAATTCCCCAACTCCCGCAAAGTGTATATCGAAGGCGAAGACCCGAGCGTAAAAGTCGGTGTCCGTGAAATCTGCCTCGGCCAGAGCCTCGTTGGTGGCGATGAACAAAACCCTATCCTCGAACCCAACGAACCCCTGCGTGTCTACGATACCGCCGGCCCCTATTCAGACCCCGACTACACACCCAACGTACACAACGGCCTGCCCAAATTGCGCCAGGCATGGATTGAAGCTCGCGGCGATACTGAAGTCCTCGACACCCGCCAGGCCGCCTACAGCCAGAAACGGATGGCCGATCAGGGCCTCGACCATATCCGCTTTGAAAACCTGCCGTATCCGCGCAAAGCCAAACGGGGAAAAAACGTCACCCAGATGCACTACGCGCGTCAGGGCATCATCACCCCGGAAATGGAATTTATCGCCATCCGCGAGAATATGGGCCGCGCGCAACTGGCCGAACAGCTGAGCGATGCGGATTATCAAAAAGCCCGCGACGGTATTTATATCCCGGAGCAAATCACCCCCGAATTTGTACGCCGGGAAGTCGCCGAAGGCCGCGCCATCATCCCGGCGAATATCAACCATACAGAACTGGAGCCGATGATCATCGGCCGCAACTTCCTGTGTAAAGTGAACTCCAATATCGGCAATTCCGCAGTAACCTCTTCCATCGAAGAGGAAGTGGAAAAGCTGGTGTGGTCCATCAAATGGGGCGGTGACACCGTCATGGACCTCTCCACCGGCCAGAATATCCACGAAACCCGCGAGTGGATCCTGCGCAACTCTCCGGTCCCCATCGGCACCGTCCCCATTTACCAGGCCCTGGAAAAGGTCGGTGGCGTAGCTGAAGACCTCAACTGGGAAGTGTTCCGCGATACCCTCATCGAACAGGCAGAGCAGGGCGTCGACTACTTCACCATCCACGCCGGCGTACTGCTGCGCTATGTACCCATGACCGCCAAACGCGTTACCGGCATCGTCTCCCGCGGCGGCTCCATCATGGCCAAATGGTGCCTCTCGCACCACAAAGAAAGTTTCCTTTACACCCACTTTGAGGAAATCTGTGAAATCTTAAAGGCCTACGACGTCAGCTTCTCCCTCGGCGACGGCCTGCGCCCCGGCTGTATCGCAGACGCCAACGACGAGGCCCAGTTTAGCGAACTGCACACCCTCGGTGAACTCACCAAAATCGCTTGGGAACACGACGTACAGACCATGATCGAAGGCCCCGGCCACGTGCCAATGCACAAGATCAAGGAAAACATGGACGAGCAGCTGGACCACTGCCACGGCGCCCCGTTCTATACCCTCGGCCCACTGACCACCGACATCGCCCCCGGCTACGACCACATCACCTCCGGCATCGGCGCCGCCATGATCGGCAGCATGGGCTGCGCCATGCTCTGTTACGTAACCCCGAAAGAGCACCTCGGGCTGCCCAACAAAGAAGACGTAAAAGAAGGCCTCATGGCCTACAAAATCGCCGCCCACGCCGCCGACCTCGCCAAGGGACACCCACGCGCCTACAAACGCGATGACGCCCTCTCCAAAGCCCGCTTCGAATTCCGCTGGGAAGATCAGTTCAACCTCGGCCTCGACCCGGAACGCGCGCGCGTCTACCACGACGAAACCCTGCCCAAAGAATCCGGCAAAGTCGCCCACTTCTGCTCCATGTGCGGCCCGAAATTCTGCTCCATGAAAATTACCCAGGACGTTCGGGACTATTCCAAAAAACTGGAAGCAGAAAAACAGGCAGCGGAGCAGGGCATGGAAGAGATGGCGATCAAGTTCAAGGATATGGGGGCCGAGCTGTATCACAAAGGCTAA
- a CDS encoding sulfite exporter TauE/SafE family protein, which produces MAELGELSGLTPSLTLGLLLLVCVISAFISAVTGSAGGILMFAALNVAVPLRMLVPIHGAVQLLNNFARIVYVREHIRWDQCIPFFIGCTIGSAAMTLGLANMNWQQLPLILLAVLIFYTVFKPKKLPEIRLQPRSFFWVGIATGTLGIIAGAVDPLLAAFFVRKDMTPKEIVANKSVMQAWCHALKVPAFIYLGFAFSDHLGLILLLTVAAVIGTRVGIALLNRIDSALFFNLMRAALLVAGARIVYQLLTS; this is translated from the coding sequence TTGGCGGAATTGGGAGAACTGTCTGGTTTGACGCCGAGCCTGACGCTGGGGCTGTTGTTGCTGGTCTGTGTGATCAGTGCATTTATCTCTGCGGTGACGGGTAGTGCCGGCGGTATTCTGATGTTTGCGGCGCTGAATGTGGCGGTACCACTGCGTATGCTGGTGCCGATACACGGTGCGGTGCAGCTGCTGAACAATTTCGCCCGCATCGTGTACGTGCGTGAGCATATCCGTTGGGATCAGTGCATCCCGTTTTTTATCGGTTGCACGATCGGCTCCGCGGCCATGACCCTGGGGTTGGCGAATATGAATTGGCAGCAACTGCCGCTGATTCTCCTTGCGGTTTTGATTTTCTATACGGTGTTCAAGCCGAAGAAGTTGCCAGAAATCCGTTTGCAGCCGCGCAGCTTTTTCTGGGTGGGTATTGCAACGGGAACCCTCGGGATTATCGCCGGAGCGGTAGATCCATTGCTGGCGGCGTTCTTTGTACGCAAGGACATGACGCCGAAAGAAATTGTGGCGAATAAATCCGTAATGCAGGCCTGGTGTCACGCATTGAAGGTGCCTGCGTTTATTTACCTGGGGTTCGCCTTTTCTGATCACCTGGGTTTGATCCTGCTGCTGACCGTCGCTGCTGTGATCGGTACCCGTGTCGGGATTGCCCTGCTGAATCGAATCGACAGCGCGCTGTTTTTCAACCTGATGCGTGCGGCACTGTTAGTGGCCGGGGCGCGAATCGTTTACCAGTTGTTGACTTCGTAA
- the safD gene encoding sulfoacetaldehyde dehydrogenase SafD, producing the protein MADYQIINPYNGEQIEAYDFHTREQVAQAVDTLVAGRKNQQSTPAFERSNILLKLAQLLQDRKDDLARLITEETGKTISDSRVEIDRAYNTALASAMEARAINGEALDSDAYPPMREKVGVVLWKPLGTVLCITPFNFPINIAVHKIGPAFAAGNTILFKPGPQNKRSAGLLVELCYEAGMDKSVLQMLIPDIEATSFAVSHPQIQAINFTGGTAAANAIAANAGYKKMLFELGGNDPLIVMPDADLDAAVKATINQRFATAGQRCTAAKRLFVHSEVFDAFAEKLVIATAKLKVGDPAEDDTFVGPLIHTAAADEVENRIESAVKAGARVLFGHQRQGNILWPTILDNVADDAEIVAEETFGPVVPLRKFDDENELIALINNSPFGLQAGVFTQNLALAKRLYNQLDVGLLAVNDGPGFRAEHFPFGGVKESGIGKEGVRYAIREMSYQKTLVI; encoded by the coding sequence ATGGCCGACTATCAGATTATCAATCCGTACAACGGCGAACAGATCGAAGCCTACGATTTCCATACCCGGGAACAGGTTGCACAAGCCGTTGATACATTGGTGGCGGGCCGCAAGAACCAGCAGTCCACGCCAGCATTCGAGCGCTCCAATATTCTGCTGAAGCTCGCGCAACTGCTGCAAGATCGCAAAGACGATCTCGCGCGCCTGATTACCGAAGAAACCGGAAAAACCATCAGCGACAGCCGCGTAGAAATCGACCGCGCCTACAACACCGCACTCGCCAGCGCCATGGAAGCCCGTGCCATCAATGGCGAAGCCCTGGACTCCGATGCCTATCCGCCAATGCGGGAAAAAGTCGGCGTGGTACTGTGGAAACCCCTGGGCACCGTGCTTTGCATCACCCCGTTCAACTTCCCGATCAATATCGCCGTGCACAAAATCGGCCCCGCATTCGCCGCCGGCAACACCATCCTGTTCAAACCTGGCCCGCAGAACAAGCGTTCCGCTGGACTGCTGGTAGAGCTCTGCTATGAAGCCGGCATGGACAAATCCGTATTGCAGATGCTGATCCCGGATATCGAAGCCACCAGCTTCGCCGTCTCTCATCCCCAGATCCAGGCCATTAACTTCACCGGCGGCACCGCCGCCGCCAACGCCATCGCCGCCAATGCCGGCTACAAGAAAATGCTGTTTGAACTCGGCGGCAACGACCCACTGATCGTCATGCCCGACGCCGACCTCGACGCCGCAGTAAAGGCCACCATCAACCAACGCTTCGCCACCGCCGGCCAGCGCTGCACCGCCGCAAAACGCCTGTTCGTACACAGCGAAGTCTTCGACGCGTTCGCCGAAAAACTCGTCATCGCCACCGCCAAACTCAAAGTCGGTGATCCCGCCGAAGACGACACCTTCGTCGGCCCCCTCATCCACACCGCCGCCGCGGACGAAGTAGAAAACCGCATCGAATCCGCCGTAAAAGCCGGCGCCCGCGTTCTGTTCGGCCATCAACGCCAGGGCAACATCCTGTGGCCCACCATCCTCGACAATGTCGCTGACGACGCCGAAATTGTTGCAGAGGAAACCTTCGGCCCCGTAGTACCGCTGCGCAAGTTCGACGATGAAAACGAGCTGATCGCTCTGATCAACAACTCACCGTTTGGTCTACAGGCTGGCGTCTTCACCCAGAACCTGGCCCTGGCCAAACGTCTGTACAACCAACTCGACGTCGGCCTGCTGGCCGTCAACGACGGCCCCGGCTTCCGCGCCGAACACTTCCCGTTCGGGGGCGTGAAAGAGAGTGGCATCGGCAAAGAGGGCGTGCGGTACGCCATTCGTGAGATGAGTTACCAGAAAACGTTGGTGATCTAA